The Microcaecilia unicolor chromosome 6, aMicUni1.1, whole genome shotgun sequence genome includes a window with the following:
- the CCDC174 gene encoding coiled-coil domain-containing protein 174 isoform X3, whose product MLVDLKAELYRKQEEFKKEKLQKDSGVSVKLKTANKKPNIWSKQNAGVTDRAGKDVEQKIEEQKTLDQARQKLEEKAQLYEKMTKGDFPDEETEELYLVDFTQKIMEKQKEVQALCEREAARRAAEREEAEEEELDIEIPPPQDPSEEWVDYVDSLGRSRRCMRKDLPDLQKLEKDLWGKSLAADEKTLVSEGIKRELQRQQWEKEEEEALKRPIGPVHYEDIRENEARQLGVGYFAFSRDQELRGKQMETLEMLRDQTVDQRVKRENLKEKRKAMLEARLSKVRQRKMKRLKGEEAEEEGEAGSTEAESKEDDVGPTPAEPEPAPSTEKVEVIVQERKDSKPGVPYIREWDRGKEFTFGRWSKSHPDPRDEREAEFAPPSSYFVGQKKSSNTTRKSWNWSKPSQSSGQYQQNPLTDALHGSPQQEQEPAHQNLDDLLSYYRQVT is encoded by the exons atg TTGGTAGATCTCAAGGCTGAACTTTACCGAAAGCAAGAAGAATTCAAAAAAGAAAAGCTTCAGAAAGACTCTGGAGTCTCCGTAAAGCTCAAGACAGCCAACAAG AAACCTAATATCTGGAGCAAGCAAAATGCAGGCGTCACAGATAGGGCAGGCAAGGATGTGGAGCAGAAAATTGAAGAACAGAAGACGCTGGATCAGGCCAG gcaaaaattggaagaaaaagcGCAGCTGTATGAGAAAATGACGAAAGGAGACTTTCCAG ATGAGGAAACGGAGGAGCTGTACCTCGTGGATTTTACGCAGAAGATAATGGAGAAGCAGAAGGAGGTGCAGGCTTTGTGTGAGAGGGAAGCAGCGAGAAGGGCGGCAGAAAGGGAGGAGGCTGAAGAAGAAGAACTAGACATAGAAATTCCACCTCCACAGGACCCCAGTGAGGAATG GGTAGATTATGTGGATTCTCTGGGTCGATCCAGGCGCTGTATGAGAAAGGATTTACCAGATCTGCAGAAACTAGAAAAAGACCTGTGGGGCAAAAG TCTGGCTGCAGATGAAAAGACCTTAGTGTCTGAAGGCATTAAAAGAGAATTGCAGCGACAGCAGtgggaaaaggaggaggaagaggctcTGAAGAGGCCTATAGGGCCAGTACATTATGAGGACATTCGAGAAAATG AGGCCAGGCAGCTTGGTGTTGGTTATTTTGCCTTCTCACGTGATCAGGAGCTTCGGGGGAAGCAAATGGAGACCCTGGAGATGCTGCGTGATCAG ACTGTGGACCAAAGAGTCAAACGGGAGAATCTGAAGGAAAAACGGAAAGCCATGCTGGAGGCAAGACTCTCGAAAGTCCGACAGAGAAAGATGAAAAGGCTGAAGGGGGAGGAAGCTGAGGAAGAAGGTGAAGCAGGAAGCACTGAAG CAGAAAGCAAGGAAGATGATGTTGGACCAACACCAGCTGAACCAGAACCAGCACCCAGCACAGAGAAGGTGGAAGTAATTGTTCAAGAGAGAAAAGATTCTAAGCCAGGCGTACCCTATATCCGAGAGTGGGACCGAGGGAAAG AATTTACTTTTGGCCGCTGGTCCAAGTCACATCCGGACCCCAGGGATGAACGAGAAGCTGAGTTTGCACCACCATCCAGTTATTTTGTGGGTCAAAAGAAAAGCAGCAATACGACAAGGAAGAGCTGGAACTGGTCCAAACCCTCTCAAAGCTCAGGCCAGTACCAGCAGAACCCACTTACAGATGCCCTCCATGGTTCCCCACAGCAAGAGCAGGAACCAGCTCACCAGAACCTTGATGATCTGTTGTCCTATTACAGACAAGTGACTTGA
- the CCDC174 gene encoding coiled-coil domain-containing protein 174 isoform X1 — protein MDRRKKPLDVTAASLVDLKAELYRKQEEFKKEKLQKDSGVSVKLKTANKKPNIWSKQNAGVTDRAGKDVEQKIEEQKTLDQARQKLEEKAQLYEKMTKGDFPDEETEELYLVDFTQKIMEKQKEVQALCEREAARRAAEREEAEEEELDIEIPPPQDPSEEWVDYVDSLGRSRRCMRKDLPDLQKLEKDLWGKSLAADEKTLVSEGIKRELQRQQWEKEEEEALKRPIGPVHYEDIRENEARQLGVGYFAFSRDQELRGKQMETLEMLRDQTVDQRVKRENLKEKRKAMLEARLSKVRQRKMKRLKGEEAEEEGEAGSTEAESKEDDVGPTPAEPEPAPSTEKVEVIVQERKDSKPGVPYIREWDRGKEFTFGRWSKSHPDPRDEREAEFAPPSSYFVGQKKSSNTTRKSWNWSKPSQSSGQYQQNPLTDALHGSPQQEQEPAHQNLDDLLSYYRQVT, from the exons ATGGACCGCAGGAAGAAGCCGCTGGACGTGACGGCGGCCTCG TTGGTAGATCTCAAGGCTGAACTTTACCGAAAGCAAGAAGAATTCAAAAAAGAAAAGCTTCAGAAAGACTCTGGAGTCTCCGTAAAGCTCAAGACAGCCAACAAG AAACCTAATATCTGGAGCAAGCAAAATGCAGGCGTCACAGATAGGGCAGGCAAGGATGTGGAGCAGAAAATTGAAGAACAGAAGACGCTGGATCAGGCCAG gcaaaaattggaagaaaaagcGCAGCTGTATGAGAAAATGACGAAAGGAGACTTTCCAG ATGAGGAAACGGAGGAGCTGTACCTCGTGGATTTTACGCAGAAGATAATGGAGAAGCAGAAGGAGGTGCAGGCTTTGTGTGAGAGGGAAGCAGCGAGAAGGGCGGCAGAAAGGGAGGAGGCTGAAGAAGAAGAACTAGACATAGAAATTCCACCTCCACAGGACCCCAGTGAGGAATG GGTAGATTATGTGGATTCTCTGGGTCGATCCAGGCGCTGTATGAGAAAGGATTTACCAGATCTGCAGAAACTAGAAAAAGACCTGTGGGGCAAAAG TCTGGCTGCAGATGAAAAGACCTTAGTGTCTGAAGGCATTAAAAGAGAATTGCAGCGACAGCAGtgggaaaaggaggaggaagaggctcTGAAGAGGCCTATAGGGCCAGTACATTATGAGGACATTCGAGAAAATG AGGCCAGGCAGCTTGGTGTTGGTTATTTTGCCTTCTCACGTGATCAGGAGCTTCGGGGGAAGCAAATGGAGACCCTGGAGATGCTGCGTGATCAG ACTGTGGACCAAAGAGTCAAACGGGAGAATCTGAAGGAAAAACGGAAAGCCATGCTGGAGGCAAGACTCTCGAAAGTCCGACAGAGAAAGATGAAAAGGCTGAAGGGGGAGGAAGCTGAGGAAGAAGGTGAAGCAGGAAGCACTGAAG CAGAAAGCAAGGAAGATGATGTTGGACCAACACCAGCTGAACCAGAACCAGCACCCAGCACAGAGAAGGTGGAAGTAATTGTTCAAGAGAGAAAAGATTCTAAGCCAGGCGTACCCTATATCCGAGAGTGGGACCGAGGGAAAG AATTTACTTTTGGCCGCTGGTCCAAGTCACATCCGGACCCCAGGGATGAACGAGAAGCTGAGTTTGCACCACCATCCAGTTATTTTGTGGGTCAAAAGAAAAGCAGCAATACGACAAGGAAGAGCTGGAACTGGTCCAAACCCTCTCAAAGCTCAGGCCAGTACCAGCAGAACCCACTTACAGATGCCCTCCATGGTTCCCCACAGCAAGAGCAGGAACCAGCTCACCAGAACCTTGATGATCTGTTGTCCTATTACAGACAAGTGACTTGA
- the CCDC174 gene encoding coiled-coil domain-containing protein 174 isoform X2 — protein sequence MDRRKKPLDVTAASLVDLKAELYRKQEEFKKEKLQKDSGVSVKLKTANKKPNIWSKQNAGVTDRAGKDVEQKIEEQKTLDQARQKLEEKAQLYEKMTKGDFPDEETEELYLVDFTQKIMEKQKEVQALCEREAARRAAEREEAEEEELDIEIPPPQDPSEEWVDYVDSLGRSRRCMRKDLPDLQKLEKDLWGKSLAADEKTLVSEGIKRELQRQQWEKEEEEALKRPIGPVHYEDIRENEARQLGVGYFAFSRDQELRGKQMETLEMLRDQTVDQRVKRENLKEKRKAMLEARLSKVRQRKMKRLKGEEAEEEGEAGSTEESKEDDVGPTPAEPEPAPSTEKVEVIVQERKDSKPGVPYIREWDRGKEFTFGRWSKSHPDPRDEREAEFAPPSSYFVGQKKSSNTTRKSWNWSKPSQSSGQYQQNPLTDALHGSPQQEQEPAHQNLDDLLSYYRQVT from the exons ATGGACCGCAGGAAGAAGCCGCTGGACGTGACGGCGGCCTCG TTGGTAGATCTCAAGGCTGAACTTTACCGAAAGCAAGAAGAATTCAAAAAAGAAAAGCTTCAGAAAGACTCTGGAGTCTCCGTAAAGCTCAAGACAGCCAACAAG AAACCTAATATCTGGAGCAAGCAAAATGCAGGCGTCACAGATAGGGCAGGCAAGGATGTGGAGCAGAAAATTGAAGAACAGAAGACGCTGGATCAGGCCAG gcaaaaattggaagaaaaagcGCAGCTGTATGAGAAAATGACGAAAGGAGACTTTCCAG ATGAGGAAACGGAGGAGCTGTACCTCGTGGATTTTACGCAGAAGATAATGGAGAAGCAGAAGGAGGTGCAGGCTTTGTGTGAGAGGGAAGCAGCGAGAAGGGCGGCAGAAAGGGAGGAGGCTGAAGAAGAAGAACTAGACATAGAAATTCCACCTCCACAGGACCCCAGTGAGGAATG GGTAGATTATGTGGATTCTCTGGGTCGATCCAGGCGCTGTATGAGAAAGGATTTACCAGATCTGCAGAAACTAGAAAAAGACCTGTGGGGCAAAAG TCTGGCTGCAGATGAAAAGACCTTAGTGTCTGAAGGCATTAAAAGAGAATTGCAGCGACAGCAGtgggaaaaggaggaggaagaggctcTGAAGAGGCCTATAGGGCCAGTACATTATGAGGACATTCGAGAAAATG AGGCCAGGCAGCTTGGTGTTGGTTATTTTGCCTTCTCACGTGATCAGGAGCTTCGGGGGAAGCAAATGGAGACCCTGGAGATGCTGCGTGATCAG ACTGTGGACCAAAGAGTCAAACGGGAGAATCTGAAGGAAAAACGGAAAGCCATGCTGGAGGCAAGACTCTCGAAAGTCCGACAGAGAAAGATGAAAAGGCTGAAGGGGGAGGAAGCTGAGGAAGAAGGTGAAGCAGGAAGCACTGAAG AAAGCAAGGAAGATGATGTTGGACCAACACCAGCTGAACCAGAACCAGCACCCAGCACAGAGAAGGTGGAAGTAATTGTTCAAGAGAGAAAAGATTCTAAGCCAGGCGTACCCTATATCCGAGAGTGGGACCGAGGGAAAG AATTTACTTTTGGCCGCTGGTCCAAGTCACATCCGGACCCCAGGGATGAACGAGAAGCTGAGTTTGCACCACCATCCAGTTATTTTGTGGGTCAAAAGAAAAGCAGCAATACGACAAGGAAGAGCTGGAACTGGTCCAAACCCTCTCAAAGCTCAGGCCAGTACCAGCAGAACCCACTTACAGATGCCCTCCATGGTTCCCCACAGCAAGAGCAGGAACCAGCTCACCAGAACCTTGATGATCTGTTGTCCTATTACAGACAAGTGACTTGA